Proteins found in one Actinokineospora alba genomic segment:
- a CDS encoding class I SAM-dependent methyltransferase — protein sequence MTVVNERFESKVINPEVDAIRHHYEVSNEFYRLLLGPQMMYSGGYWNDGEDLRAAHDLAQERKLDSFIEIAGAAGAKRVLDIGCGWGTMLNRVTAVHGAEEAVGVTLSRTQKQYIDALGNDRVKVLVESWEDHRADDPYDAAFCINALEHFVLSTLPPRERTKRFRAFFQQCHSLLKPGGKLVLHIMTVENPPLRRELIDDLKFLQREEFQGCYIPKLQDLAAGAESLFVVDEVLNEPLSFAHACRVWLEQLAERRDEAVAMEGEDVVARFERYLDIFAYTLEDGVFNNFRMTLTRRA from the coding sequence ATGACCGTTGTCAATGAGCGGTTTGAGAGCAAGGTGATCAACCCAGAGGTCGATGCCATCCGGCACCACTACGAGGTGAGCAACGAGTTCTACCGGCTGCTGCTCGGACCGCAGATGATGTACTCCGGCGGCTACTGGAACGACGGCGAGGACCTGCGCGCCGCGCACGACCTGGCCCAGGAGCGCAAGCTCGACTCGTTCATCGAGATCGCGGGCGCCGCCGGCGCCAAGCGGGTGCTCGACATCGGCTGTGGCTGGGGCACGATGCTCAACCGCGTCACCGCGGTGCACGGGGCCGAGGAAGCGGTGGGCGTCACGCTCAGCCGCACCCAGAAGCAGTACATCGACGCCCTGGGCAACGACCGGGTCAAGGTGCTCGTCGAGAGCTGGGAAGACCACCGCGCGGACGATCCCTACGACGCCGCGTTCTGCATCAACGCGCTGGAGCACTTCGTGCTCTCCACGCTCCCCCCGCGCGAGCGGACCAAGCGGTTCCGGGCGTTCTTCCAGCAGTGCCACTCGCTGCTCAAGCCCGGGGGCAAGCTGGTGCTGCACATCATGACCGTGGAGAACCCGCCGCTGCGCCGGGAGCTGATCGACGACCTGAAGTTCCTGCAGCGCGAGGAGTTCCAGGGCTGCTACATCCCGAAGCTGCAGGACCTCGCCGCGGGCGCGGAGTCGCTGTTCGTCGTCGACGAGGTGCTCAACGAGCCGCTGTCGTTCGCCCACGCGTGCCGCGTGTGGCTCGAGCAGCTCGCCGAGCGCCGCGACGAGGCCGTCGCCATGGAGGGTGAGGACGTGGTGGCCCGCTTCGAGCGCTACCTCGACATCTTCGCCTACACCCTCGAAGACGGCGTGTTCAACAACTTCCGCATGACCCTGACCCGGCGGGCCTGA
- a CDS encoding alpha/beta fold hydrolase — MTRSAANRPKVTDTVVRTDDGAELAVTDESPVSGHSPAVVLVHGWGAARPVWRAVAADLVAAGHRVISYDQRGHGKSTLGAQPIGIARLGADLGAVLGAVDLHGAVVVGHSGGGFAAMSYVTAMRADARARVRGLVLLSTAAHDRDIPNSEVKMMGNAVFSWALRRPPIGRAMLRQTFGAKKPAPPTAEANRRMFAGTDRTVRADYFRASRGMDLRDDLRTVPIPAVVLAGDADKMIRPDLGEAVAAALPEATFRTEPGVGHMFPLEAPAAVVSAVAEVIAH, encoded by the coding sequence ATGACGCGCAGCGCGGCGAACCGGCCCAAGGTCACCGACACGGTCGTGCGCACCGACGACGGCGCGGAGCTGGCCGTCACCGACGAGTCGCCCGTGTCCGGGCACAGCCCCGCTGTCGTGCTGGTCCACGGCTGGGGCGCCGCGCGGCCGGTGTGGCGGGCGGTCGCGGCGGACCTGGTGGCGGCCGGTCACCGGGTGATCAGCTACGACCAGCGCGGCCACGGCAAGTCGACGCTGGGCGCGCAACCGATCGGCATCGCCCGGCTCGGCGCCGACCTCGGCGCGGTCCTGGGCGCGGTCGACCTCCACGGCGCCGTGGTGGTCGGGCACTCCGGCGGCGGGTTCGCCGCGATGTCTTATGTGACGGCGATGCGCGCCGACGCGCGGGCGCGGGTGCGGGGCCTGGTGCTGCTGTCCACCGCCGCGCACGACCGGGACATCCCGAACAGCGAGGTGAAGATGATGGGCAACGCGGTGTTCAGCTGGGCGCTGCGCCGCCCGCCGATCGGCCGCGCCATGCTGCGGCAGACCTTCGGCGCCAAGAAGCCCGCGCCGCCGACGGCGGAGGCCAACCGGCGGATGTTCGCCGGAACCGACCGCACCGTCCGGGCCGACTACTTCCGCGCCTCGCGCGGCATGGACCTGCGCGACGACCTGCGGACCGTGCCGATCCCGGCCGTCGTCCTCGCGGGCGACGCCGACAAGATGATCCGCCCCGACCTCGGCGAGGCGGTGGCCGCGGCACTGCCCGAGGCCACGTTCCGCACGGAACCCGGTGTCGGCCACATGTTCCCGCTCGAAGCACCCGCCGCGGTCGTCTCCGCGGTCGCCGAGGTAATAGCCCACTGA
- a CDS encoding SRPBCC family protein encodes MTDYDLIDEAFIDSSPDVVWRELVAELGGARRWWVPTNTFEAGEVPPDRVGGEVHVTVHTKGVDKGGPKLRFKARTTAVEPNRRLVAEYVEGAFLGTSEFVLDSVDDGRRTKLSMHFKVAPQGWLKVLAKVADIGEQHSKGTQGAFANLNSLVGAR; translated from the coding sequence ATGACCGACTACGACCTCATCGACGAAGCGTTCATCGACTCATCCCCCGACGTCGTGTGGCGGGAACTGGTCGCCGAACTCGGCGGCGCGCGGCGCTGGTGGGTGCCGACCAACACGTTCGAGGCGGGCGAGGTCCCGCCGGACCGCGTCGGCGGCGAAGTCCACGTCACCGTGCACACCAAGGGTGTCGACAAGGGCGGGCCGAAGCTGCGGTTCAAGGCCCGCACCACGGCGGTCGAGCCCAACCGCAGGCTGGTCGCGGAGTACGTCGAGGGCGCGTTCCTCGGCACCAGCGAGTTCGTCCTCGACTCGGTCGACGACGGCCGCCGCACCAAGCTGTCCATGCACTTCAAGGTCGCCCCGCAGGGCTGGCTGAAGGTCCTGGCGAAGGTCGCCGACATCGGCGAGCAGCACTCCAAGGGCACCCAGGGCGCGTTCGCGAACCTGAACTCGCTGGTGGGCGCCCGATGA
- a CDS encoding 3-oxoacyl-ACP reductase family protein produces MSRERTGARPEQPVALVTGGSGGLGQALAMELDALGCRVAVHYNSSKDRARAVADKLTNDSVVIGGDVASYEAVTEMYAAIREALGPVDVLVNNGAIRRDGLMAMQDPADWRAVIETNLIGPFHTARVCVGHMLRQRWGRVINIVSPSGIIATAGQTAYGASKSGVIGFTRTLAAECGRRGVTVNALSPGFMITDMTKDLPDQVMNGIKEKAPIPRFGTTEEVARSMALFLDGDYMTGQVISIDGGVSVT; encoded by the coding sequence ATGAGTCGTGAGCGGACGGGTGCCAGGCCGGAACAGCCGGTCGCCCTGGTCACCGGCGGGTCCGGTGGGTTGGGTCAGGCCCTGGCTATGGAGCTGGACGCCCTGGGCTGCCGAGTGGCGGTGCACTACAACAGTTCCAAGGACCGGGCGCGGGCGGTCGCCGACAAGCTGACCAACGACTCGGTCGTCATCGGCGGCGATGTGGCGTCGTACGAAGCGGTCACCGAGATGTACGCGGCGATCCGGGAAGCGCTGGGCCCGGTCGACGTCCTGGTGAACAACGGAGCCATTCGCCGGGACGGCCTGATGGCCATGCAGGACCCGGCGGACTGGCGGGCGGTGATCGAGACGAACCTGATCGGCCCGTTCCACACCGCCCGGGTGTGCGTCGGCCACATGCTCCGCCAGCGGTGGGGACGCGTGATCAACATCGTGTCCCCGTCCGGCATCATCGCCACCGCGGGCCAAACCGCCTACGGCGCCTCGAAATCCGGCGTCATCGGCTTCACCCGGACCCTGGCCGCCGAATGCGGCAGGCGAGGCGTGACGGTGAACGCGCTGTCGCCGGGGTTCATGATCACCGACATGACCAAGGACCTGCCGGACCAGGTCATGAACGGCATCAAGGAAAAGGCACCGATCCCGCGCTTCGGGACCACGGAGGAGGTGGCCCGCAGCATGGCCCTGTTCCTCGACGGGGACTACATGACGGGCCAGGTGATCAGCATCGATGGCGGCGTCAGCGTCACGTGA
- a CDS encoding acyl-CoA carboxylase subunit beta, whose translation MSTRVRELRRRRARAHDGPSPAATEAQHARRKLTVRERLDILLDPGSFVEIDTLRTHRATGFGMADRKPPGDGVVIGWGAIEGRTVFVHAHDFRVFGGSLGEAHAQKIHKIMDLAESTGAPLIGLNDGAGARIQEGVTALAGYGGIFRRNVRMSGVVPQISVMLGPCAGGAAYSPALTDFVFMVRDVAQMFVTGPDVVHAVTGEQVTHDELGGADVHTRTGVATFVHDDEESCLLDVRYLVSLLPANNQQPPPVVTTADPADRRADALLDLVPAEPGRAYDMRAVIAEIVDDGEYLELHEDWATNIVCALARVDGATVGIVANQPQSLAGVLDIASAEKAARFVQTCDAFNIALVTLVDVPGFLPGTGQEHSGLIRHGAKLLYAYCAATVPRVQVILRKAYGGAYIVMDSRSIGADLSFAWPTNEIAVMGAEGAANVVFRKEIAAAADPGAVRAQRIAEYRERLVHPYYAAEHGLVDDVIDPADTRSAIAGALAMLRTKRATYPLAKHGNPPL comes from the coding sequence ATGTCCACCCGGGTCCGCGAGCTGCGGCGCAGGCGTGCCCGAGCCCATGATGGGCCCAGTCCCGCCGCGACCGAGGCGCAGCACGCGCGGCGGAAGCTGACGGTTCGGGAGCGGCTCGACATCCTCCTCGACCCGGGTTCCTTCGTGGAGATCGACACCCTGCGCACCCATCGGGCCACCGGGTTCGGCATGGCCGACCGCAAACCCCCGGGCGATGGTGTCGTCATCGGGTGGGGCGCCATCGAAGGGCGCACGGTTTTCGTGCACGCGCACGACTTTCGGGTCTTCGGCGGCTCGCTCGGAGAGGCGCACGCGCAGAAGATTCACAAGATCATGGATTTGGCGGAGTCGACCGGTGCGCCGCTGATCGGGCTCAACGACGGTGCGGGAGCCCGCATCCAAGAGGGCGTCACCGCCCTGGCCGGGTACGGCGGCATCTTCCGCCGCAACGTGCGGATGTCCGGTGTGGTGCCGCAGATCAGTGTCATGCTCGGCCCCTGCGCGGGCGGCGCCGCGTACTCACCGGCGCTGACGGACTTCGTGTTCATGGTGCGCGACGTCGCCCAGATGTTCGTCACCGGCCCCGACGTCGTGCACGCCGTCACCGGTGAGCAGGTGACGCACGACGAACTCGGCGGCGCCGACGTGCACACCCGGACCGGGGTGGCCACCTTCGTCCACGACGACGAGGAGAGCTGCCTGCTCGACGTGCGCTACCTGGTGTCGCTGCTCCCCGCCAACAACCAGCAGCCCCCACCTGTGGTGACCACGGCCGACCCCGCCGACCGGCGCGCCGACGCCCTGCTCGACCTCGTGCCGGCCGAGCCCGGCCGCGCCTACGACATGCGCGCGGTGATCGCCGAGATCGTCGACGACGGCGAGTACCTGGAACTGCACGAGGACTGGGCCACCAACATCGTCTGCGCGCTGGCCCGGGTCGACGGCGCGACCGTCGGGATCGTCGCCAACCAGCCGCAATCGCTTGCGGGGGTGCTGGACATCGCGTCCGCGGAGAAGGCCGCCCGGTTCGTCCAGACCTGCGACGCCTTCAACATCGCGCTGGTCACGCTGGTCGACGTCCCCGGATTCCTCCCCGGCACCGGCCAGGAGCACAGCGGGCTCATCCGGCACGGCGCCAAACTGCTCTACGCCTACTGCGCGGCCACCGTCCCGCGCGTGCAGGTGATCCTGCGCAAGGCCTACGGCGGCGCCTACATCGTGATGGACTCGCGGTCCATCGGCGCCGACCTGTCCTTCGCCTGGCCTACCAACGAGATCGCGGTCATGGGCGCGGAAGGTGCTGCGAACGTCGTGTTCCGCAAGGAGATCGCCGCCGCGGCCGACCCGGGCGCGGTCCGCGCCCAGCGCATCGCGGAGTACCGGGAGCGGCTCGTGCACCCCTACTACGCCGCCGAGCACGGTCTCGTCGATGACGTGATCGACCCGGCGGACACCCGGTCCGCCATCGCGGGCGCGCTCGCCATGCTCCGCACGAAACGGGCGACATATCCGCTCGCGAAACACGGGAACCCGCCCCTATGA
- a CDS encoding flavin-containing monooxygenase — MTRTIKPGRVDRSGNDTGGGDRRTPHYRVAVIGTGFSGLGMAIRLKQQGIDDFVVLERADEVGGTWRDNSYPGCACDVMSLLYSFSFAQNPNWSTTFGKRDEVYAYLRECADRFGVRPHIRFRHELVAAKWSDLERRWHIETSQGEFTAQVLVSGTGYLSDPVMPDIEGLDSFPGAKFHSANWDHDFDLTGKRVAVIGTGASAIQFVPKIQPKVGQLFVHQRTAPWVGPKADKTIGKGQLALRKNLPGYQNFRRNFNMWGREILAFMLARPKMAAKTITGMAEKNLKKQVKDPVLRARLTPDYAAGCKRLLFSNEWYPALQQPNVELVTDKIVRVDGSSVVTADGTAREVDAIILGTGFAATNRPVAQRLWGRDGVKLADAWGKGMSAYAGTTVAGFPNLFMLLGPNTTLGHSSQTVMIEAQIAHVLDALKLMDKRELSSVEVRSEAQTAYNARLDAKLEGTVWTVGGCQSWYMDGTDRNPSIWPTYTWRFRKATKRVDVGAYRIATSVGDPMPAVINQ, encoded by the coding sequence ATGACACGGACGATCAAGCCCGGCCGGGTCGACCGGTCCGGGAATGACACAGGCGGCGGCGACCGCCGCACGCCGCACTACCGCGTCGCGGTGATCGGGACCGGGTTCTCCGGGCTCGGGATGGCCATTCGGCTCAAGCAGCAGGGCATCGACGACTTCGTCGTGCTGGAGCGGGCCGACGAGGTCGGCGGCACCTGGCGCGACAACTCCTACCCTGGCTGCGCGTGCGACGTCATGTCGCTGCTGTACTCGTTCTCGTTCGCGCAGAACCCGAACTGGAGCACCACGTTCGGCAAGCGCGACGAGGTCTACGCCTACCTGCGCGAGTGCGCCGACCGCTTCGGCGTGCGCCCGCACATCAGGTTCCGGCACGAGCTCGTCGCGGCGAAGTGGAGCGACCTGGAGCGCCGCTGGCACATCGAGACCAGCCAGGGCGAGTTCACCGCCCAGGTGCTGGTCTCGGGCACCGGCTACCTCAGCGACCCGGTGATGCCCGACATCGAGGGCCTGGACTCCTTCCCTGGAGCCAAGTTCCACTCGGCCAACTGGGACCACGACTTCGACCTGACCGGCAAGCGGGTGGCGGTGATCGGCACCGGCGCCTCGGCGATCCAGTTCGTGCCGAAGATCCAGCCCAAGGTCGGGCAGCTGTTCGTGCACCAGCGCACGGCGCCGTGGGTGGGGCCGAAGGCGGACAAGACGATCGGCAAGGGCCAGCTCGCGCTGCGCAAGAACCTGCCGGGGTATCAGAACTTCCGCCGCAACTTCAACATGTGGGGCCGGGAGATCCTGGCGTTCATGCTGGCCCGCCCGAAGATGGCCGCGAAGACCATCACCGGCATGGCCGAGAAGAACCTGAAGAAGCAGGTCAAGGACCCGGTGCTGCGCGCGCGGCTGACGCCGGACTACGCGGCGGGCTGCAAGCGGCTGCTGTTCTCCAACGAGTGGTACCCGGCGCTGCAGCAGCCGAATGTCGAGCTGGTCACGGACAAGATCGTGCGGGTCGACGGCAGCTCGGTCGTCACCGCCGACGGCACCGCCCGCGAGGTCGACGCCATCATCCTCGGCACCGGGTTCGCGGCGACGAACCGGCCGGTCGCGCAGCGGCTGTGGGGCCGTGACGGGGTCAAGCTGGCCGACGCGTGGGGCAAGGGCATGTCCGCCTACGCGGGCACCACGGTCGCGGGCTTCCCGAACCTGTTCATGCTGCTGGGCCCCAACACCACGCTGGGCCACTCGTCCCAGACGGTGATGATCGAGGCGCAGATCGCGCACGTGCTCGACGCGCTGAAGCTGATGGACAAGCGCGAACTGTCCAGTGTGGAGGTTCGGTCCGAGGCGCAGACCGCGTACAACGCGCGGCTCGACGCGAAGCTCGAGGGCACAGTGTGGACCGTCGGCGGCTGCCAGAGCTGGTACATGGACGGCACCGACCGCAACCCGTCGATCTGGCCCACCTACACGTGGCGCTTCCGCAAGGCCACCAAGCGCGTCGATGTCGGCGCCTACCGCATCGCCACGTCCGTCGGGGACCCCATGCCAGCGGTGATCAACCAGTGA
- a CDS encoding FAD-binding protein, which translates to MTSSLSRRNILKSGAAGAAATIVGWSVANSAFVTAAQASPGPYNSLPTLDGVLETAGASLEGFGKDFGVLVTGTPRAVLRPGSVQDIAKMVGYARRNGLKIAMNGQSGNEPAYYESHSSYGQALVPGGISIDSRKLNRIHYISRGRAWVDTGVTIAELTDAALAQGLTTIGITDYLHLSIGGVISVGGIGGQVQKHGLFCDTVEAIEIVTGTGDVVVASPSNKPELFQAAVGGAGQFGIITKALIRLAPAPTQALVMNLFYEDMATFVADQEKIMVENRVTHQEGEIVRKADDSGWRYKVEAVVYYTTTAPDQNRILSGLRDTRADIQITQMPYRDWLFRIDPLEAYLKEAGFWHQPKPWLSLVLPSSTVQRFIPSVIADLQPTDLGIGFSGLYPFLRSKLTHPFFMLPETRDEKLWLFDLLRFPFPDDPNLQRMLDQNRRLYDLSKPLGAKRYTVGAIPGMTPGEWRGHFGSQYSRLLDAKRRYDPDCVLTPGQHFFA; encoded by the coding sequence ATGACCAGTTCGCTCTCGCGGCGAAACATCCTCAAGAGCGGCGCCGCCGGTGCGGCCGCGACCATCGTCGGGTGGAGCGTGGCCAACTCCGCGTTCGTCACCGCGGCGCAGGCCTCGCCGGGCCCCTACAACTCCCTGCCGACGCTCGACGGCGTGCTGGAGACCGCGGGCGCCTCCCTCGAAGGGTTCGGCAAGGACTTCGGCGTGCTGGTGACCGGCACCCCGCGCGCGGTGTTACGTCCCGGTTCGGTGCAGGACATCGCGAAGATGGTCGGCTACGCCCGCCGCAACGGCCTCAAGATCGCGATGAACGGCCAGAGCGGCAACGAGCCCGCGTACTACGAGTCGCACTCCAGCTACGGCCAGGCCCTGGTGCCCGGCGGCATCTCGATCGACTCGCGCAAGCTCAACCGGATCCACTACATCTCCCGCGGCCGGGCCTGGGTGGACACCGGCGTCACGATCGCCGAGCTGACCGACGCCGCGCTCGCGCAGGGCCTGACCACGATCGGCATCACCGACTACCTGCACCTGTCGATCGGCGGCGTGATCAGCGTGGGCGGCATCGGCGGGCAGGTGCAGAAGCACGGCCTGTTCTGCGACACCGTCGAGGCCATCGAGATCGTGACCGGCACCGGCGACGTCGTGGTGGCCTCGCCGAGCAACAAGCCGGAGCTGTTCCAGGCCGCGGTCGGCGGCGCGGGCCAGTTCGGCATCATCACCAAGGCGCTGATCCGGCTGGCGCCCGCGCCGACGCAGGCGCTGGTCATGAACCTGTTCTACGAGGACATGGCCACGTTCGTCGCCGACCAGGAAAAGATCATGGTCGAGAACCGGGTCACCCATCAGGAAGGAGAGATCGTCCGCAAGGCCGACGACTCCGGGTGGCGCTACAAGGTCGAGGCGGTCGTCTACTACACGACCACCGCCCCCGACCAGAACCGCATCCTCTCGGGTCTGCGCGACACCCGCGCCGACATCCAGATCACCCAGATGCCCTACCGGGACTGGCTTTTCCGGATCGACCCGCTGGAGGCCTACCTCAAGGAAGCCGGCTTCTGGCACCAGCCCAAGCCGTGGCTGAGCCTGGTGCTGCCGTCCTCGACGGTGCAGCGGTTCATCCCGTCGGTCATCGCCGACCTGCAGCCGACGGACCTGGGCATCGGCTTCTCCGGCCTGTACCCGTTCCTGCGCAGCAAGCTCACGCACCCGTTCTTCATGCTGCCGGAGACCCGCGACGAGAAGCTGTGGCTGTTCGACCTGCTGCGCTTCCCGTTCCCGGACGACCCGAACCTGCAGCGCATGCTCGACCAGAACCGCAGGCTCTACGACCTGAGCAAGCCGCTGGGCGCCAAGCGCTACACCGTCGGCGCGATCCCGGGCATGACCCCGGGTGAGTGGCGCGGGCACTTCGGCTCGCAGTACTCGCGGCTGCTCGACGCCAAGCGCCGCTACGACCCGGACTGCGTCCTCACGCCGGGGCAGCACTTCTTCGCGTGA
- a CDS encoding pyridoxal phosphate-dependent decarboxylase family protein → MDLRSWLPRAVDVIDEWAATFGPFTPHPSHQVDDDTFAAAYARFGKRLQDNYPFFHPRYAGQMVKPPHPAAVVGYLTAMLINPNNHAAEGGPATTEMERECVAGLADMFGLPAHAGHLTTSGTIANLEALYVARQAHPGKGVAYSADCHYTHERMCHVLGITGHRLPVDGAGRLDLDALRDALAGGRIGTVVVTAGTTGLGAVDPVHEVLPLAREFGARVHVDAAYGGFYALLAGTDPTIDTRPWSAIAQCDSVVVDPHKHGLQPYGCGAVLFADPADARHFTHDSPYTYFTDADLHLGEISLECSRAGAAAAGLWLTTQLLPLTPGGLGQVLAASRRAALRWAELIEHSTELRLYQRPDLDIVTYCPEPEPARLSVVDAASEALLRAGMNAADDPVYVSLLRVDAADFRRRHPEVAADADTARIARSVLIKPESEEYLGTLHDRVRHLVTANR, encoded by the coding sequence GTGGACTTGCGTAGCTGGCTGCCCCGGGCGGTCGACGTGATCGACGAGTGGGCCGCGACCTTCGGCCCCTTCACCCCGCACCCGTCCCACCAGGTCGACGACGACACCTTCGCCGCCGCCTACGCCCGCTTCGGCAAGCGCCTGCAGGACAACTACCCGTTCTTCCACCCGCGCTACGCGGGCCAGATGGTCAAGCCGCCGCACCCGGCCGCCGTCGTCGGCTACCTGACGGCGATGCTGATCAACCCGAACAACCACGCCGCCGAGGGCGGGCCCGCCACCACCGAGATGGAACGCGAGTGCGTCGCGGGACTGGCCGACATGTTCGGACTTCCCGCGCACGCCGGGCACCTGACCACCAGCGGCACCATCGCGAATCTCGAAGCCCTTTACGTGGCAAGGCAAGCGCACCCGGGCAAGGGGGTCGCCTACAGCGCCGACTGCCACTACACGCATGAGCGGATGTGCCACGTCCTGGGGATCACCGGGCACCGGCTGCCGGTCGACGGCGCGGGCAGGCTCGACCTCGACGCGCTGCGCGACGCGTTGGCGGGCGGGCGGATCGGGACCGTCGTGGTCACCGCGGGCACGACCGGGCTCGGCGCCGTGGACCCCGTGCACGAGGTGCTGCCCCTCGCCCGCGAGTTCGGCGCCCGCGTGCACGTCGACGCCGCATACGGCGGCTTCTACGCGCTGCTGGCCGGAACCGACCCCACCATCGACACAAGGCCGTGGTCGGCGATCGCGCAGTGCGACTCGGTGGTCGTGGACCCGCACAAGCACGGGCTGCAGCCCTATGGCTGCGGCGCGGTGCTCTTCGCCGATCCCGCCGACGCCAGGCACTTCACGCACGACTCGCCCTACACCTACTTCACCGACGCCGACCTGCATCTCGGCGAGATCAGCCTGGAATGCTCGCGCGCGGGCGCGGCGGCGGCCGGGCTGTGGCTGACCACGCAGCTGCTCCCGCTCACCCCCGGCGGGCTCGGCCAGGTGCTGGCCGCGAGCAGGCGGGCCGCGCTGCGGTGGGCGGAGCTGATCGAGCACAGCACCGAACTGCGCCTCTACCAGCGCCCGGACCTCGACATCGTCACCTACTGCCCGGAGCCGGAACCGGCCCGGCTCAGCGTGGTCGACGCCGCGTCGGAGGCCTTGCTGCGCGCCGGGATGAACGCCGCCGACGACCCGGTGTACGTCAGCCTGCTGCGCGTCGACGCCGCCGACTTCCGGCGCAGACACCCGGAGGTGGCCGCCGACGCCGACACCGCGCGGATCGCCCGCAGCGTGCTCATCAAGCCGGAGTCCGAGGAGTACCTCGGCACACTCCACGACCGGGTGCGCCACCTGGTCACCGCGAACCGGTGA
- a CDS encoding 3-oxoacyl-ACP synthase III family protein gives MSGFDIAGWGISVPERVLSSVEIAERLGVDEDWIVSRCGIRERRIVGPGQTTASLAIEAGARALEKAGLTGADIAHLIVATATPEQLSPATSAFVHHGLGIAGSAHDVNAECSGFVYALMTAAAWMAIDPRPCLIIGSDTHSLTVDPNDRDLSILVGDGAGAVVLTPSPDTWIRAWNLGADGSKHDSLKVVAGGSRMPTTAETVEQGLHYAKINGNEIYLNAVRFSVRTIRATLEQAKVGVDDLDHVVPHQANIRIINSILSHTGVAPEKLVTNLDRYGNTASASIPIALAEALDAGRIADGDLVLLAGFGAGMTWGSILLQWGGVTDES, from the coding sequence GTGAGCGGCTTCGACATCGCGGGCTGGGGGATCAGCGTCCCGGAGCGGGTCCTGTCCAGCGTCGAGATCGCCGAGCGGCTGGGCGTCGACGAGGACTGGATCGTCAGCCGCTGCGGCATCCGGGAGCGGCGCATCGTCGGCCCCGGCCAGACGACGGCGTCGCTGGCGATCGAGGCGGGCGCGCGGGCGTTGGAGAAGGCCGGGCTCACCGGCGCCGACATCGCGCACCTCATCGTCGCCACCGCGACACCCGAGCAGCTCTCACCGGCCACGTCGGCCTTCGTGCACCACGGCCTGGGCATCGCGGGCAGCGCCCACGACGTCAACGCCGAGTGCTCGGGGTTCGTCTACGCGCTGATGACCGCGGCGGCGTGGATGGCGATCGACCCGCGGCCGTGCCTGATCATCGGGTCGGACACGCACTCGCTCACCGTCGACCCGAACGACCGCGACCTGAGCATCCTGGTCGGCGACGGCGCAGGCGCGGTGGTGCTGACGCCGAGCCCGGACACGTGGATCCGCGCGTGGAACCTCGGCGCGGACGGGTCCAAGCACGACAGCCTCAAGGTGGTGGCGGGCGGCAGCCGGATGCCCACCACGGCCGAGACAGTCGAGCAGGGCTTGCACTACGCGAAGATCAACGGCAACGAGATCTACCTCAACGCCGTGCGGTTCAGCGTCCGCACGATCCGGGCGACGCTGGAGCAGGCCAAGGTGGGGGTCGACGACCTCGACCACGTCGTCCCGCACCAGGCCAACATCCGGATCATCAACTCGATCCTGAGCCACACCGGGGTCGCGCCGGAGAAGCTGGTCACCAACCTCGACCGGTACGGCAACACGGCGTCGGCGTCGATCCCGATCGCGCTGGCCGAGGCCCTGGACGCGGGCCGGATCGCCGACGGCGACCTGGTGCTGCTCGCGGGCTTCGGGGCGGGGATGACGTGGGGTTCGATCCTTCTGCAGTGGGGCGGTGTCACCGATGAGTCGTGA